From the genome of Diabrotica virgifera virgifera chromosome 8, PGI_DIABVI_V3a:
tttaacgtagcgagattattattgtatatattgattatcgtattatttcgatgttgctattatgatcggataactataataaagtttaatattgtttttcctttgcagaagatggaattatattttattttatttgttttaaactgtatataattacctttaatatatttgctttatttttaaattgtgttttactgagtctgtcgtccttaaaacaactacccgttacaaatttGGCGCCCGAGCAAAAGTCGAAATATACGCAAGTAAACGTCGTTATTCGACGCCCAGATAATACCAAAAATGCCGACAGATAAAGACACAGACTCAGTATCAGGTGCCACGACGGGTACGTCATGGATAAATCGTCTTTCCAAAGAGGAATTACAGCGCGACGCCGAAAGATGCGGGTTGGATTCCAAAGGAACCGTCGACGAGTTAAGATTAAGACTCAGAACCTTTTATAAGGATCGCGGGGAAGCGACAGGAACAATCCCAAAAAGCAATACTTCCAAGGAAGCCGAACCAGAAACACTGACCCAAGAAATTTCATTAATCAGAAACCAATTACAAGACTTAACAATGACAAAACAAATGAGGCAATCAGATTTGCTAAATCAAGTGCGGAGGTGGAACACACACTTCGACAAGAAACATTCGGATGCAGTAGACTTCATAGAAAGGATAGATGAATTAAGCCTAGCCTACGAGATCGATAAGCAAGATCTGCTAAAAGCATTACCAGAATTGTTAGGAGACCACGCATTGTCATGGTACCGAAACAACAACAGAAATTGGGATTCATGGACGGACTTCATCAAAGATTTTAAGAAAGCTTTTTATCCCAGAGAATATTTGCTACAGCTAGAGGAGCAAATCAGAAACAGGAAGCAAAGGAAAAACGAACCAGTGGATAGATACATCACGGATATTCAAACATTGATCAGACGAGAGGGATCTTTGTCAAGAAACCAAGAACTCGACaggatatataaaaatatgctgccagaatataagctatacgctCGCCGCCGGGATTTCGAAGACTTATCGGGATTGCAAGAATTGGCCCAAGAGTACGAAACTTTGGAAGACGAAAGGACCcgagaaaataaaaattttcacggAAATTGGAGACGTACAGACCCTACAGAATACGATGCCAAAAGGACATGCTTCCGGTGCAAGATGACAGGTCACTTCCGTAGGAATTGTAAAAACCCATGGAAAAAGTTTTGTTCGCGATGCGGCAAAGAAGGGGTCTACAGCAGTGACTGCTGTTCCAGACGTCAGGGAAACGAATAACAGACTGGAGAAACAAGGAGTCGTCCCAGTCTGAGGAGCAAGATTCGACTCCGCTCGTTCTAGCCGTGACACAACAAGCAGGAAACGACATGCGACTATTCGCATCACTGAAAATCGGACAAAGTTCCTACAAAGCATTAATTGACACAGGGACCACCCAAAATTACGCCGGAGATAGAATAGCGCAGATATTCAAACACTCCCTACATAGCTATAACGGAAGAACTAGACTAGCAAACGGATCTTCAATGGAGCTCAACCAGAAATTAACAATTGACTGCGAGATCGATAATTTACAAACAAGACAAACATTTATAATAATGCCAGGGTTAACGGAAGATGCAATACTAGGAGTGGAATTCCTCAGGGAACATTCGATCGAACTTAAGTTCGATAGGGATACATCCAAACAGTACGAACAACATCAAGAGGAAACATGTAACATTTTAAAAGACTCCACCCAAAATACAGAGATAGAAAGGTTCCTAAGAAGAGAGCTTAGGGAATTCGAGAAGTTAACAGGTCCCACCAACTTAATAAAGCACgaaataaaattgaagaaaaggtGCGATCCCGTCAAACAGCCGTATAGGCGGCAAAATCCCGCAATGTTGCAGATCATCAACCAAGAGGTGGATAAAATGTTGAAAGAAGGAACTATCGAACCCTCTGCAAGTGGTTGGAGTTCACCGATTGtactagttaaaaaaaaaagataactcGTACAGATTTTGCATTGACTTTAGAAAAGTCAACGAACTATCAGAAAAGGACGCGTATCCGTTACCGCGGATATCAGAAATTTTGGATAGACTTAAGGAAGCAAATTTCATCTCAACTCTCGATTTGAAGCAGGGATATTTTCAAATACCCCTGGAAGAAACAAGCCGCCCAGTGACAGCATTTAGCGTACCCGGAAAAGGTCATTTCCAATTCAGAACTACCCCGTTCGGACTGCACTCCGCCGGAGCAACTTTCCAACGACTGCTAGACAAAGTAATACCGCCCGATGTAGAATTCGCGTTCGCATACTTGGATGATATCGTGGTAATATCGAAGACATTCCAAGAGCATTTATATCACCTACAAGAGGTCTTCCGAAGACTAAAAGAAGCCAGGTTACAacttaacttcgaaaaatgtaCATTCTGCCAGCCAGAACTCAAATATTTAGGACACGTTGTGGGAGCAGAAGGAATAAAAACTGACCCGGAGAAGACCAGCGCTATAACCGAACTTGCACCACCGAGAAATGCACGTCAGCTCCGTCGCTTTTTAGGAATAACCTCATGGTATCGGCGATTCATAGAGAATTATTCGACaatagcaggaccactaaacaTGCTTCTAAAGAAGAAGATAAGATGGAAATGGACGGATAAGCAGGAAAACGCGTTTAAGGAACTCAAAGCGAAACTTACGACGGCTCCAGTATTAGCGTGTCCCGATTTCTCAAAAACATTCTACCTACAAACAGATGCATCAAACTGCGGACTTGGAGTTGCGCTAACACAAAAATACGACGGCCAAGATAAGGTAATCGCATACGCTAGTCGAACCCTCACACCAGCCGAGACAAAATATTCCACAACGGAAAAAGAATGTCTATCCATAGTGTACGGGATAAAGCAAATGAAGCCATACATAGAAGGGTACAACTTCAAGGTTATATCGGATCACCAATCTCTCAAATGGCTGAAGAATCTCAAAAACCCGTCAGGTCGATTAGCCAGATGGAGTTTAGAACTGCAGCAGTACGATTTCGAAGTCATATATAGAAAGGGAGTTCTGAACAAGGTAGCAGATGCTTTATCACGGCAACCACAAGAAACCCTTAATGAGGAACCAGAGCTGGAGTTGTTAGCATCGGAACTAGAATCATGCGATTGGTACGATAATTTATATAGGAATGTGCTCCAAAACCCAGGTAATTTCCCGGATTTACAGATATCAAACGAGAAACTATATAAACACATTTGGAGCAGCCGCAATTTAGCCGACCCAGAATTTAACATCCCATGGAAATTATGCGTACCAAGTTATAAAAGGAAAGAGATTTTGAAAGAAAATCACGACTCAACCACAGCAGGCCATTTAGGAATTGCAAAAACAATTTGCCGGATAGCGCAGAAGTACTACTGGCCTAAGATGTTCAAACAAATTGCAGACTACGTTAGAACCTGTACGAAGTGCCTTCAATATAAACCGTCTCAAATGCAACCAGCCGGGAAAATGCAACCGTCagctgtagaaaagccttggcatACTGTCTCAATCGATTTAGTGGGACCATTCCCAAGATCTACAAAGGGAAACGCTTTCCTGATAGTCGTGCAAGACCGGTTCACTAAATGGGTCGTCGCCCAACCAATAAAAGCAGCTTCTACGAACTCCCTCATCGACTTTCTACGATCAAAAGTAATTATGCAATTCGGAATCCCAAAGAAAATCATCTCGGACAACGGCGCGCAGTTCACAAGTAGCAGCTTTAGGGCATTCATGAAGTCATACAATATAGATCACATTCTGACACCACCATACTCGCCTCAATGCAATCCAGTAGAACGAACAAACAAGGTACTGAAAACAATGATAGCTACTTACGTGGAGGATAACCATAAAGACTGGGACAAATTCATACCAGAATTCTGCTATGCCATAAATTCGTCAAAACATGATTCGACAGGATTTTCACCAGCGCTTCTCAATTTTGGAAGAGAATTAGATACAACAGATGTGACAAATGACCAGGGTATACAGGGGTACGCAGAAAACTTAAGCAAGTTAGAAGCGTTGAGGGAATTGGCAAAAGTACACATGGAACACGCTTTCGAGGACCAAAAGAAACATTACGATTTAAGGCGAAGAAACTGGCAGCCACATCCAGGAGACCGTGTCATGAAAAAGGAACACTATCTATCATCGGCTAGCGCAGCGTTCACCAGCAAGTTAGCGCCAAAGTACTCAGGACCATACACAGTAACATCCGTGATATCGCCAGTAATCGTAAAACTGAAATTTGCCGACAGCAACAGCCGTAAGCAGATAACGGCGCATGTGAAAGATTTAAAGCCATGGGTGGGGGAAGACGTCTCGACAGAAATCCCATCCCCACCAAAGGAAATCACTATATAAGCAGCAATATTAGCATTCAGAATTTAGTTCGTCCACATCCACCATGGAAGATATTCTAGAAATTCCTGAACAGATGACCCCCCTAGGAACGCCAGAGAGACCCGGTCTGCCCGTGACACCAGGGAAAGACGCGGAACGGATGTTAAAGAGATTCCACGAACTATTTGGAACGCCGCCATCCCCGCCAAGGAAGCAGAGTGTCCTCGAATCCCCGGCGGCCCCAGATACACCAACGGGGCTCGAAGCCCAAGCCGCATCCACTCCAGGAGAACCTCAAACCGCAGAATACTCTGACCTATTGGAAGTCGTCCCAAAGCGACTAATTGAAGGAGGGACCAAAAGATACAGAATTTCATGCAATAACGGgagaaaaattgtaataaagaTACCACGAGGGATAGATGGAATCAAACGACTATAGAcgccaaaaaaaaaaaaggtatgttacttctttttttttttttttttcgaagaaGAGGGGGTGTAATGATAGGCTGACGCTCCGTCCAAACATCGACACTCGGAACCGTGCGATTCTCTCAAATCGCGCAGGTGCCCCCACTAAGTTCCACCTCTCCGAACCAACGCCGCCAGAGGGATATTTAAGAGCATCGTAAGCGACGATCCGGCAGTCCTGAACGACCGTTCTGGGCTCCATAACCAGCCAAGCGAAGTGAGCGAGGCCGGCCAACCTGAATCGCGACGTGCACCGTTCGTGAGGTGATTCGTAAACTCAGGCAGGCCAACTCGAGACGAGACGCACGGTGTACCGAAGTGAGGTAATGTGCGACTCGTAATTCAACGGAGGCAAGCGTATTGAGCGAGCCCCGATAGATATAATATATTTGAATACCTCTGTTAATTTTGGTTCTTCTGTTACAGACGCCCATCCGGAGGAAGACTTCGCTGGAACGGgataaaatatcaaattattattttgcgttatattgttataatttagagttaataaatttgctttgttttcaacctgtgttttactgagtctgtcgtcctgaaagaactacccgttacaataaaatagaaaatttaaaagtttagaaaatacatcattcataactacacccaagaaacaagtttttctaacctgattttatagtataaaaacgacgaaaacaaacaatttacagcaaatccttatcgtatatccgagcaaaaccacctagttggcaaaagttataaatagaatttgtctgggttcttcaacTAAATTCTCACATAAACACGACCAAGATTAAATATTTTTACTTGATACCATAAGcacattgttgccagtataacggatgccaaagcgagcgcaaACTGTATGGAataattcttgttaatatacacgctgtatattggtcggaagtcacgaagagtcaaaactatacagaagccacgaaggacgcaaatgcaatatatatatatatatatatatatatatatatatatatatatatatatatatatatatatatattgcttatttcctgaccgtgaatttttaaatagttgtttttttaattcctgggtttgcggtCTGTTGTTCCCTAGGGTCGCTGGTTGGCGTGGAATGGGCCGTACCGGACTCCTGGATGTCTTTCCGTTCCTGTGAATTGGAACGGGATGTATTACGAGTATCTACCATTTTTATATATGTGTATCGAGTGCGTACAGTGCTTTGAACTGGCACAGGAAAGCTATTTATAGCGAGTGCGTGATTCCGTGCGGAAAATACCACTGCCTCAAGTGAGATATTGCCCAGGTGTGTGACCTACCGTAGTAGGAATATCACTAGAGCAGTGTTATCGAAATAATCAGATATTTATATATAAGGAAAGATCTCTAAGTGCTTTACTTCGAGAAGAAAGGCTTAGAAAAAGGGGCAAGAACAAGAAATGTAATATGCAACTATGAAATGGCAAAATAATTCTAAGTTTTTCCTTAACTTACCGACTTAGAACAACAAAATAcatatatcaaaataaaatgacaAAGTAAATGGGAAAATGTCTCGAATGCTTGATCTACTAGAGAAATACCATAAGAGACAATTTTCAGACAGTAAGTATAGAATAATGCAACTATGAAATGGCAGAATAATTCTAAGTTTTtccttaacttacggaaggaaCCGACTTAGCACAACAAAATAcatatatcaaaataaaatgataaagTAAATGGGAAAATGTCTCGAATGCTTGATCTACAAGAGAAATACCATAAGAGACAATTTTCAAACGACAAATAAAATAAGTGCGACTATAAAATGGCACAAATAAATGCGTGTTTTTCAAGTGCGTGGTCTGCGAGCAGAGATACCACTGAAATAACACAATAAAACAAGCAATATAAAATATCAAcgaaaatattcaagttttctcacATTTATAAAATAGCAAAGAAATAAAAAGGCAGATTCTAGGTGGATGTATTACTACACCGAACCCAAGAGTCTTCGATTACGAGGTAAATCTCGAACTGACGAAATACAGAAAATCCACCTCCTTTTATACCCAATATTTCCTTTGTTCTAGGGATTATGACGTAGGAGATGGATTTTCCCCAGCGGTTGAACCAATCGCATTTATGAAAAGTGGTCAGAGATGCTCCCAGCGCGCTGATTGGTTGAAGACTGATCAGCGTCTGAGGACACCCCCCCCTTCGGAGACTCTTGGTGGGTGtagattatttttatttgtcaaaaaataatttacatttcaaaaaaaattgtattttattttcttgaTGGTCCTTGGTCCCTGGCGGCGTCATGTGCTGGAGCTTGGTCCATGGTGGCGTCGTGTGCTGGAACTGGATCCATGGTGGTGTCGTGGGGGGGCACAGAGCTACTCAGTTCACCCTGGTGCGGTCCCCCGTAGGTTGTGTTGGGCAAATCCTGTGGCGTCGTGGACGACGCAGAGCTACTCAGTTCACCCTGGTATCCACG
Proteins encoded in this window:
- the LOC126889357 gene encoding uncharacterized protein LOC126889357: MEDILEIPEQMTPLGTPERPGLPVTPGKDAERMLKRFHELFGTPPSPPRKQSVLESPAAPDTPTGLEAQAASTPGEPQTAEYSDLLEVVPKRLIEGGTKRYRISCNNGRKIVIKIPRGIDGIKRL